A region from the Kineothrix sp. IPX-CK genome encodes:
- a CDS encoding ABC transporter ATP-binding protein yields MKEKSVFFRLFSYMGKYKITMAVSALMAAIAAVVNLSAFVCVYNVAKEIVQSLGDFSKLDQAGLAQLGWQAVFLISMSFGLYGMALLFSHITAYNTVAGLRIKLIDHTGALHLGYHSINPSGKQRKIIEKNTDNLETLIAHQIPDFVQSLVLPVAFLVFMFIYDWRLSVVCLLPILIGFGILASMLKGASEGLAKQYQKSAEDISNAATEYVRGISVVKAFGQTADSFRRYKASVKEYSDYIIKYALSMENSDSAYNTVINGIFFFLIPGGIILFNFGGNTERMILSFIFFAVLIPAVVTILNRIMKSASNLMVAKSSLDAIDKIMNEKSLPQTREPRIPLNYDITLDHVSFAYEDGAEKALDDVSLTIEPGTITALVGESGGGKSTIANLIARFWDVQGGSLKVGGVDVRNMDYDEWMKQVSIVFQDTSLFKMSILDNVAFYTPEVSREDVLRALHLAQCDDILEKLPHSADTVIGTKGVYLSGGEMQRVALARAILKDAPVVLLDEATAFADAENEYLIQMALDELLRGKTVLMIAHRLSTVIHADQICVLEHGKITERGTHAELLKAGGVYTHMYEEYQSSISWRIGGKKYV; encoded by the coding sequence ATGAAAGAAAAGAGTGTGTTTTTTCGCTTGTTCAGTTATATGGGAAAGTACAAAATAACGATGGCGGTTTCTGCGCTTATGGCTGCAATTGCTGCTGTAGTAAATTTAAGTGCATTTGTTTGTGTTTATAATGTTGCAAAGGAAATTGTGCAGTCATTGGGAGATTTTTCAAAATTGGATCAGGCCGGACTGGCGCAACTGGGATGGCAGGCTGTTTTCCTGATTTCTATGTCGTTCGGGTTGTATGGTATGGCACTGCTGTTTTCCCACATCACAGCATATAACACAGTGGCGGGGCTTCGAATCAAGCTGATCGATCATACAGGAGCGCTCCACTTGGGATACCACTCCATTAATCCGAGTGGAAAGCAAAGGAAAATCATTGAAAAGAATACAGATAATCTGGAAACTCTTATTGCGCATCAAATACCGGATTTTGTTCAGTCGTTGGTTTTGCCTGTTGCTTTTCTGGTGTTTATGTTTATATATGATTGGCGTTTGTCTGTAGTTTGCCTGCTTCCCATTTTGATCGGCTTTGGGATTCTTGCTTCTATGCTTAAAGGCGCAAGTGAGGGTCTGGCAAAGCAATACCAAAAATCAGCAGAAGATATCAGTAACGCAGCGACGGAGTATGTACGGGGGATCTCGGTTGTAAAGGCTTTCGGACAGACGGCCGATTCCTTCCGGCGTTATAAAGCATCTGTAAAAGAATACAGCGATTATATAATCAAATATGCGCTGTCTATGGAGAATAGTGACAGCGCATACAATACGGTCATTAACGGAATTTTCTTTTTTTTAATACCGGGAGGGATTATTCTCTTTAATTTTGGCGGAAATACCGAACGTATGATTCTGAGCTTTATTTTCTTTGCCGTGTTGATTCCCGCCGTTGTTACGATCTTAAATAGGATTATGAAAAGTGCATCCAATCTGATGGTTGCAAAATCATCTCTGGATGCCATCGATAAAATTATGAATGAGAAATCTCTGCCGCAAACCCGGGAACCCCGAATACCATTAAACTATGACATTACACTGGATCATGTATCCTTTGCCTACGAGGATGGCGCAGAAAAAGCACTGGATGATGTGTCCCTTACCATAGAACCAGGAACGATTACTGCCTTGGTAGGCGAATCCGGCGGTGGCAAAAGCACGATAGCCAATCTCATTGCTCGATTCTGGGATGTACAGGGCGGCTCCCTCAAAGTTGGCGGTGTAGATGTCAGAAATATGGACTATGATGAGTGGATGAAACAGGTAAGCATTGTATTTCAGGATACCAGTCTTTTTAAAATGTCTATTCTGGACAATGTGGCTTTTTATACGCCCGAAGTTTCGCGGGAGGATGTACTGCGCGCACTTCATTTGGCTCAATGCGATGACATTTTAGAGAAGCTTCCCCATAGTGCCGATACGGTAATCGGTACGAAAGGTGTCTACCTTTCCGGGGGAGAAATGCAGCGTGTCGCATTGGCACGCGCAATTTTGAAGGATGCTCCTGTAGTGCTGCTCGACGAGGCAACGGCATTTGCCGATGCGGAAAACGAGTATCTGATCCAAATGGCGTTGGACGAGCTGCTTCGGGGAAAGACAGTGCTTATGATTGCACACCGCCTGTCTACCGTTATCCACGCTGACCAAATTTGTGTGCTGGAGCACGGGAAAATTACAGAACGAGGAACCCATGCCGAGCTGCTGAAAGCGGGAGGCGTTTACACCCATATGTATGAAGAGTATCAAAGCAGCATTTCCTGGCGGATTGGAGGGAAAAAATATGTTTAA